GGCACACTCAAAACTCAAGGCTCACTGCGAATTGATGGCCGCGTCAAAGGTGACGTGGTCTGCGCCAAAATGGTCACCATCGGCACGACCGGACTTGTCGATGGGAACATTAAGGCCGATAGCATTATCGTCGCGGGTCGTGTAAAGGGTTCCCTCGTCGCTAAGCAAAAGGTTCATCTGGAAGCTTCTGCTGAACTCGAGGGAGATCTCTCCGCGAGCAAGCTCTCGATTCAGGAAGGCGCGAAGGTCCGAGGTCATACGGCAACAGATGACAGTAAGGTCCCTGTTGCCCTTCCCACGATCACTCTGTCTCCGGAAGTTGATTCCGAAGCCGATCTTGTTCCACGCAACCGCCCGGTCTCTGCCGCGTCCTGAGTTGCTTGAAAGCTTTCAGCCGCCCCGCCAGGACCCTCTGGCCATTGGCCTCACAATTGTCGCAGCAACAGCTTTGTTTGGAATTATCGGCTGGTGGATTGATTCAAAATTGAAGACCTTTCCGCTGCTGATGACGGTCGGCGCGGTAGTTGGCTTCGCGGCCGCTTTGTATCGCACGATCCTGTTGATTCGCAACCTTGACAACTCAGACAAATCCGATCAAAGGGAATGAATTCGTTCCTCATCGGTATGTCAATCGGAGCTGCTGCCTCCATCCCCGCCCTGGTCCTTGCCTGGTTCAAAGCCCGGCGCGGCATGACAAACTTCGTCAAACTGTGGGGAATCGGCGTCGCCTTGCGATTCACAATTATCGGTCTTGGCCTCTTCTGGCAGATGCAGAAGCCCGAAATCGGTAAGATTGCTTTGGTACTCGGTATCGTTCTCGCTTTCTATATCAGTCTTGTCATCGAATTCTTGATTTCTAAATCCGCCAAATGAACTTATCACGGTTACTTATCGTCATTGGTATCGCTGCGGTCTGCGGCCTTGCGCTGGCCAAGGAAAAACCGCGTGTCGCTGCCGCTGGGCAGCAGCAAGAGCACGCGAATGCTGAGACGCATGGACATGAAGACGGACTTGGAACGACGCTTGTACATATTCTTGAACACCACCTTGTTGATTCAGATCACATGGAGCTGTTCGGTCTCGATATTCACCTTCCCACGTTCGAATTCGGAAACTTCAAATTCACCCTTACCAAGCACCGCTTGTGGTGGTTGATCGCCCTCTCACTGATGGGGTTACTGGTCTGGTCTGCGGCGCGCCAAAAGACTCAGGTTCCGACAGGGCTCCGCAATGCCCTGGAAGGCTTGATCGGATTTGTCCGAAATGAAGTTGTAAAACCGAATTTGCATGAGAAGACGGATTTCTTCATGCCCTACTTCATGTCGCTGTTTACCGGCATTCTGTTTTCAAATCTGCTCGGTCTCCTTCCTTGGGGAAGTTCCGCGACTGGCAATGTTAACGTTACCGCCGGCCTGGCCCTATGCACTCTTAGCTTGATGGTCGGCATGGGAATACGGGTTAACGGCCTCGGCGGATTTCTGCATCACTTCGCGCCTCCCGGCGTTCCCGGATGGCTGATGCCGCTGATGATCATTATCGAAATCGTCAGTTTCTTGATTCGCCCCTTTGCGCTGACGATTCGTCTCTTTGCAAATATGCTCGCCGGGCACGCTGTGCTCGCCGTGCTGCTCGGACTCATTGTTAGCTTGATGTTTGCCGCACCTGCTATCGCTGTGGCAGTTGGCGTTTTCCTGCTCGAAATAATCGTGGCCCTGATTCAGAGCTACATCTTCATCATGCTGACGGCAACGTTCATGGGACTGACCATGCACCCGTCCCATTGACGTTCGCACGTCTGTCCGGTGTGTCCCCTGCTGCCGGAATCTGAAATCGCACTATTTCTCTTATCTTTTTCACGCAATCTTTTCGGAGAAACTCGAAAATGGAACTCGGAAACGGACTCGCTTTGCTCGGCGCCGGATTGGGCGCTGGACTCTTTGCTCTCGGTGCTGGTATCGGCATCGGCTCTATCGGTAAAGGTGCCATGGACGGTATTGCACGTCAACCGGAATCTGCCGGCAAAATTCAGGGTGCCGCCCTCGTCATGGCCGGACTGGTCGAAGGTGCAGCCCTCTTTGCTTTCTTGATCTGCATCCTCATCTGGACCAAGTAAGATTGTCGATCGGCCGCGGCTGCGGCTGCCGTATGAACAATGCACTCGCTGCGCTGCGAAAATGCGCGGCAGTTTTTCCGCGGAATCTGAAACTGTAGCACTAAAGCACTCATGGGCCTGCAAAATATCCTCAATATCGAACCCGGTTCTATTCTATGGACGATCATTACATTCTTGATCGTTGTTTGGATAGTCGGCAAATTCGGCTGGAAGCCAATCATCAAAGGGTTGACGGACCGCGAAAACTCGATCCGCAACGATCTCGAGACAGCAAAGGCTGAACGTGAAAAAGCCGGTGCCTTATTGGCCGACTATCAGCAGGCCATGGCTAATGCCAAGAAGGAAGCCGCGGAGATTATTCAAAAGGCTCAGGATCAAGCTGAAAGGCACCGGGCCGAGATGGAGGTCCTTGCCAAAGAGCAGGGGCAAAAACTGCTGGAAAAGGCTCGTGTCGATATCGAACGCGAATCCGAGTCCGCTAAAGCTGATCTGGCGCGACATGTCGCCGAACTTACTGCCAAGGCAACATCCCGACTCTTGGGACGCGTTATTGATGACAAAGAGCACGAAAAGCTCATTATGGAAGCATTGAAGGAGGACCGTTGAAAGGTTTTGAAGGCGCGCTTGGCCTACGCTACGCTCGTTCTCTCTTTCAAGCTTCCTTGAAAGCGGAGTGCGCCGCCGATGTCGAACGTGATCTTGCTGCAATTGCGGCAATCTACAAGGAAAACCGTGAATTGCCTGTGCTGCTCGCAAGTCCAAGTCTCGGCAACGCCAAGCGTCGTGCCATCCTGATGAGCATCGCTGACAAGGCGGGTTTCTGCGAAATGACTCGCCGGTTTATCGATCTGCTGCTCGAAAAATCTAGACTCGAAATCCTCGAGTCCATTCCAGACCGTTTTCACAAACTCTTTCGTGATCATCAAGGTGAAGTCGAAGTCACGGTGTCAACCGCTGTTCCGCTGTCCGATGCAATGAAGCAAAGTGTCACACAGAGTATCGCCGCCAAAAGCGGTAAGAAACCGGTCGTTACCTATCATGTGAATCCTGCGCTAATCGGCGGGATTGTCGTTCAATATCCCGATCACATTCTCGACGGTTCGCTCGCGCGAAAAGTTCAAGATCTCGGCAAACGCATGGCAGCCGCTGTCTGATTTCTACTATCGAATCTATTTTCTAATTTCCCTGCCCCATGTCCACGAAACTAAAACCCGAAGAAATAACTTCCATACTCAAAGAGCAGATTGCAGACTACAAGTCACTGTCTGCCGTTGATGAAGTAGGCCGAGTCGTCTACGTCGGTGACGGTATCGCCCGCGTCTATGGACTTGACAAGGTCATGTATGGTGAACTCGTCGAATTCCCCGGCGATATTCAAGGAATGGCCTTGAACCTCGAAGAGGACAACGTCGGTTGCGTGCTCTTCGGGTCTGATACCACGGTGAAAGAAGGCGATATCGTCAAACGCACCGGCAAGGTCGTTCAAGTACCGGTCGGCCCTGAATTGGTGGGACGCGTTGTCAATCCCCTCGGTCAGCCGCTTGACGGAAAAGGTCCGATTAACGCCAGGATATATAACCCTGTCGAGCGTATCGCGACGGGTGTGGTCAGCCGCCAGCCCGTGAAAGAGCCGCTGCAAACTGGAATCAAGGCAATTGA
This region of bacterium genomic DNA includes:
- the atpB gene encoding F0F1 ATP synthase subunit A, which translates into the protein MNLSRLLIVIGIAAVCGLALAKEKPRVAAAGQQQEHANAETHGHEDGLGTTLVHILEHHLVDSDHMELFGLDIHLPTFEFGNFKFTLTKHRLWWLIALSLMGLLVWSAARQKTQVPTGLRNALEGLIGFVRNEVVKPNLHEKTDFFMPYFMSLFTGILFSNLLGLLPWGSSATGNVNVTAGLALCTLSLMVGMGIRVNGLGGFLHHFAPPGVPGWLMPLMIIIEIVSFLIRPFALTIRLFANMLAGHAVLAVLLGLIVSLMFAAPAIAVAVGVFLLEIIVALIQSYIFIMLTATFMGLTMHPSH
- the atpF gene encoding F0F1 ATP synthase subunit B, encoding MGLQNILNIEPGSILWTIITFLIVVWIVGKFGWKPIIKGLTDRENSIRNDLETAKAEREKAGALLADYQQAMANAKKEAAEIIQKAQDQAERHRAEMEVLAKEQGQKLLEKARVDIERESESAKADLARHVAELTAKATSRLLGRVIDDKEHEKLIMEALKEDR
- a CDS encoding polymer-forming cytoskeletal protein; its protein translation is MAKWTRLTSSDSSSGEMSTLLAKDAEIIGTLKTQGSLRIDGRVKGDVVCAKMVTIGTTGLVDGNIKADSIIVAGRVKGSLVAKQKVHLEASAELEGDLSASKLSIQEGAKVRGHTATDDSKVPVALPTITLSPEVDSEADLVPRNRPVSAAS
- the atpH gene encoding ATP synthase F1 subunit delta; the protein is MKGFEGALGLRYARSLFQASLKAECAADVERDLAAIAAIYKENRELPVLLASPSLGNAKRRAILMSIADKAGFCEMTRRFIDLLLEKSRLEILESIPDRFHKLFRDHQGEVEVTVSTAVPLSDAMKQSVTQSIAAKSGKKPVVTYHVNPALIGGIVVQYPDHILDGSLARKVQDLGKRMAAAV
- a CDS encoding F0F1 ATP synthase subunit C, with amino-acid sequence MELGNGLALLGAGLGAGLFALGAGIGIGSIGKGAMDGIARQPESAGKIQGAALVMAGLVEGAALFAFLICILIWTK
- a CDS encoding AtpZ/AtpI family protein, producing the protein MFHATARSLPRPELLESFQPPRQDPLAIGLTIVAATALFGIIGWWIDSKLKTFPLLMTVGAVVGFAAALYRTILLIRNLDNSDKSDQRE